A stretch of the Argentina anserina chromosome 6, drPotAnse1.1, whole genome shotgun sequence genome encodes the following:
- the LOC126797929 gene encoding phosphoenolpyruvate carboxylase kinase 1, whose amino-acid sequence MYDTLKNTYQLFEEIGRGRFGTIIRAFCPVSAESVAVKIIDKTLLTDDTDRACLEKEPKIMTLLSPHPNILQIHNVFETEDSMAMVLELCNSETLYDKIAHRTLPEPEAANLMKQLLGAIAHCHRMGVVHRDLKPENVLFDSRNNLKLADFGSAEWSSEGGSMEGVVGTPYYVAPEVLMGRMYNEKVDVWSAGVMLYIMLGGIPPFYGETATEIFEAVLRGNLRFPPKVFRGISPAAKDLLRKMMCRDVSRRLSAEQALRHPWILSGGEANPMD is encoded by the exons ATGTACGACACACTCAAGAACACCTACCAACTCTTCGAAGAAATCGGCCGCGGCCGATTCGGCACCATCATCCGCGCCTTCTGCCCCGTCTCCGCCGAGTCCGTCGCCGTCAAGATCATCGACAAAACCCTCCTCACCGATGACACCGACCGCGCCTGTCTCGAGAAAGAACCCAAGATCATGACCCTCTTGTCTCCCCATCCCAACATTCTCCAAATCCACAACGTCTTCGAAACAGAGGACTCCATGGCCATGGTCCTCGAGCTCTGCAACTCCGAGACTCTCTACGACAAGATCGCCCACCGCACGTTGCCCGAGCCTGAAGCCGCCAACCTCATGAAACAGCTCTTGGGGGCCATAGCTCACTGCCACAGAATGGGGGTGGTCCACAGGGATCTGAAGCCGGAGAATGTTCTATTTGACTCAagaaacaatctcaaactaGCCGACTTCGGGTCGGCGGAGTGGTCCAGTGAGGGAGGCTCCATGGAAGGTGTGGTGGGTACGCCGTACTATGTGGCGCCCGAGGTCTTGATGGGGAGGATGTACAATGAGAAGGTTGATGTGTGGAGTGCAGGGGTCATGTTGTATATAATGTTAGGTGGGATTCCTCCTTTTTACGGCGAGACGGCGACGGAGATCTTTGAGGCGGTGCTGAGGGGAAATCTGAGGTTCCCGCCGAAGGTTTTTCGGGGAATTTCTCCGGCGGCCAAGGATCTGTTGAGGAAGATGATGTGTAGAGACGTCTCCAGGAGACTATCTGCAGAGCAAGCACTTA GACACCCTTGGATCTTGAGCGGTGGAGAAGCAAACCCAATGGACTGA
- the LOC126796672 gene encoding serine/threonine-protein phosphatase PP1-like, whose product MDPSVLDDIISRLLEVRGRPGKQVQLSESEIRQLCSASKDIFLQQPNLLELEAPIKICGDIHGQYSDLLRLFEYGGLPPNANYLFLGDYVDRGKQSLETICLLLAYKVKYPENFFLLRGNHECASINRIYGFYDECKRRFNVRLWKTFTDCFNCLPVAALIDEKILCMHGGLSPELNNLDHIRSLPRPTDVPDTGLLCDLLWSDPSKDVQGWGGNDRGVSYTFGPDTVTEFLEKHDLDLVCRAHQVVEDGYELFANRQLVTIFSAPNYCGEFDNAGAMMSVDDTLMCSFQILKPADKKAKFNLGGLTTTKSGNSSTSVFGSTTTAKPSNTPAAVKSLMQR is encoded by the exons ATGGACCCATCGGTTCTTGACGACATCATCAGCCGTCTTCTCGAAGTCCGAGGCCGACCCGGAAAGCAGGTCCAGCTATCCGAGTCCGAGATCCGACAACTCTGCTCTGCCTCTAAAGACATCTTTTTGCAACAACCCAATTTGTTAGAGCTTGAAGCACCCATCAAGATTTGTG GTGACATACATGGTCAATACTCAGACCTCTTAAGGCTTTTTGAGTATGGAGGATTACCTCCTAATGCCAATTACTTGTTCTTGGGAGATTATGTGGATCGAGGAAAGCAAAGTTTAGAAACAATATGTCTTCTCCTTGCATATAAAGTAAAGTATCCTGAGAACTTTTTCCTCTTGAGAGGAAACCATGAATGTGCTTCTATAAACCGTATATATGGATTTTATGACGAGTGTAAGAGAAGATTCAATGTGAGGCTATGGAAGACATTTACGGATTGCTTTAACTGCCTACCAGTTGCAGCCCTGATTGATGAGAAGATTCTCTGCATGCATGGTGGTCTTTCTCCTGAGCTGAATAATTTAGATCATATTAGATCTTTGCCCCGGCCAACTGATGTACCAGACACAGGTTTACTCTGTGATCTTCTCTGGTCTGATCCCAGTAAAGATGTTCAAGGTTGGGGAGGGAACGATCGGGGAGTGTCCTACACATTTGGTCCTGATACAGTGACTGAGTTTCTTGAGAAGCATGATTTGGATCTCGTTTGTCGTGCTCACCAG GTTGTGGAGGATGGGTACGAGTTATTTGCCAACCGTCAACTTGTGACAATATTTTCAGCACCTAATTACTGTGGGGAATTCGATAATGCTGGTGCAATGATGAGCGTTGATGACACATTAATGTGCTCCTTCCAAATATTAAAACCAGCAGACAAAAAGGCGAAGTTTAACTTGGGTGGCCTAACTACAACTAAGTCTGGAAACTCTTCAACTAGTGTTTTTGGGAGCACAACTACAGCTAAGCCGAGCAATACTCCTGCAGCAGTCAAG TCCTTGATGCAGAGGTGA
- the LOC126799471 gene encoding uncharacterized protein LOC126799471 has protein sequence MRRGGGSTSGNYRNPCLTMHQPWASLLVYGIKRIEGRSWPAPIRGRLWIHAAGKVPEEDTIKAMEDFYWEIYAVDGITDIKFPQHYPVSRLIGCVEVVGCVRREELAGWEMVPERVRLEAQTDMCWLCEQPQKLLIPFEMRGYQGVYNLEKKIYEGAIRGLTLVEVPLPVKFPLPNPQDRFSLKPGSISANVDQSRTSEAERSSSLNAAIAGAQAAATQFSKKAQTSPTTSLNEAAKPVTVPIKCDSLEAGKAMATNISESSNKGSMTSNNKGQISIHDQPQSRAFRPHSGAPSKIFEGAIRGLTPVEGPLPVKFPLPNPHNQPHSRAFRPQPSAPSKNVYEWKRRGDTQL, from the exons atgagaagaggaggaggaagtaCTTCTGGGAATTACAGAAACCCATGTCTGACTATGCACCAACCATGGGCTTCTCTGCTCGTCTATGGTATCAAACGCATCGAGGGCAGGTCATGGCCTGCTCCCATTAGAG GACGTCTTTGGATTCATGCCGCTGGTAAGGTTCCAGAGGAGGATACAATCAAAGCAATGGAGGACTTTTATTGGGAAATTTATGCAGTGGATGGAATCACTGATATCAAGTTTCCCCAACACTATCCAGTTTCAAGACTTATAG GTTGTGTCGAAGTAGTTGGATGTGTTAGACGCGAAGAGTTAGCAGGCTGGGAGATGGTACCTGAGAGG GTGAGACTAGAAGCACAAACCGATATGTGTTGGCTTTGTGAGCAGCCACAG AAACTGTTAATCCCATTCGAAATGCGTGGCTACCAGGGTGTCTATAACTTGGAAAAGAAG ATATATGAAGGTGCTATTAGAGGTCTTACGCTGGTTGAAGTTCCTCTCCCAGTCAAATTTCCACTTCCAAATCCACAAGATCGATTTTCCTTGAAGCCGGGGTCTATATCTGCAAATGTCGATCAATCTAGAACATCTGAAGCAGAAAGATCTTCTAGTCTCAATGCAGCAATAGCTGGTGCACAAGCCGCTGCTACACAGTTCTCTAAAAAAGCTCAAACTTCTCCAACTACCTCCCTAAATGAAGCAGCCAAACCAGTGACAGTTCCAATCAAGTGCGACTCTCTTGAAGCGGGTAAAGCAATGGCCACAAATATCAGTGAGAGCTCTAATAAGGGGTCTATGACATCAAACAATAAAGGTCAGATCAGCATCCATGATCAACCTCAGTCTAGAGCTTTTAGACCTCACTCAGGCGCACCATCTAAG ATATTTGAAGGTGCTATTAGAGGTCTTACACCAGTTGAAGGTCCTCTCCCAGTCAAATTTCCACTTCCAAATCCACATAATCAACCTCATTCTAGAGCTTTTAGACCTCAACCCAGTGCACCATCTAAA AACGTTTATGAATGGAAGAGGCGAGGAGATACCCAGTTATGA